From Flavobacterium alkalisoli, the proteins below share one genomic window:
- a CDS encoding GNAT family N-acetyltransferase — MYTIRLYKQEDCNEVVSLFYNTVHSVNKKDYTPQQLKAWAPAVLDFERWNRVLSQNYTIIVEKEGVIMGFGDIDAAGYFDHLFVHKDYQGQGIATFIKEEIEKYALDAKMQRITVAASITAKPFFEKHGYAVMKEQRVERDGQLLTNYFMEKLL, encoded by the coding sequence ATGTATACAATACGTTTATATAAGCAGGAAGATTGTAACGAGGTAGTTAGCCTTTTTTATAATACTGTACACTCGGTAAATAAAAAAGATTATACTCCGCAACAGCTCAAGGCATGGGCACCTGCCGTTTTAGATTTTGAGCGATGGAACAGGGTTCTTTCTCAAAACTATACCATTATCGTAGAAAAGGAAGGTGTTATTATGGGTTTTGGTGATATAGATGCCGCGGGGTACTTTGATCATCTTTTTGTGCATAAAGATTATCAGGGACAGGGTATTGCAACTTTTATCAAAGAGGAAATAGAAAAGTATGCCCTGGATGCCAAAATGCAAAGGATAACCGTAGCTGCATCAATAACAGCAAAACCTTTTTTTGAAAAGCATGGTTATGCCGTTATGAAAGAACAAAGGGTAGAGCGTGACGGACAGTTGCTAACCAATTATTTTATGGAAAAGCTACTGTAG
- the yihA gene encoding ribosome biogenesis GTP-binding protein YihA/YsxC produces MKIDTAEFVISNSDVSKCPKEPLPEYAFIGRSNVGKSSLINMLTNNKNLAKTSGKPGKTQLINHFKINSNWFLVDLPGYGYAKVSKKTKQIFQKFITEYFEQREQLVCAFVLVDIRLEAQKIDLEFINYLGETQVPFCIIFTKADKISRVKIDQHVAAYRKQLLANNWEEMPDYFVTSSTEGTGRDTLLQYIDDVNQSIFNNSDFV; encoded by the coding sequence ATGAAGATAGATACTGCCGAATTTGTTATCAGTAACTCCGATGTAAGCAAATGCCCTAAAGAACCCCTTCCTGAATATGCTTTTATAGGAAGGTCTAATGTTGGGAAATCATCACTGATAAACATGCTTACCAACAACAAGAATTTGGCAAAGACTTCAGGTAAGCCCGGAAAAACACAGCTAATAAACCATTTTAAAATAAACAGCAACTGGTTTTTAGTGGATTTACCCGGATATGGTTACGCTAAAGTATCCAAGAAAACAAAACAGATTTTTCAGAAATTCATTACCGAATATTTTGAACAGCGCGAACAGCTGGTTTGTGCGTTTGTACTTGTAGACATACGGCTTGAAGCACAAAAGATAGATCTTGAATTCATCAATTACCTGGGAGAAACACAAGTACCTTTCTGTATTATTTTCACCAAGGCCGACAAGATAAGCCGTGTAAAAATAGACCAGCATGTAGCAGCATACAGAAAACAGCTACTGGCAAACAACTGGGAAGAAATGCCTGATTATTTTGTAACCTCATCTACCGAAGGTACAGGCCGTGATACATTATTACAATATATAGACGATGTAAACCAGTCTATTTTCAACAACAGTGACTTTGTATAA
- a CDS encoding FtsL-like putative cell division protein codes for MKGGVYSLLKAKYLVDEGSMKNWLFIVYLILVAMLMIANGHSYIQKLYRIADLKDEVKELRSEFVDMRSELMELKMESTVSKKMELRGIYPSSVPPKKIKVYKTEE; via the coding sequence ATGAAAGGCGGGGTATATAGTTTATTAAAAGCGAAATATCTGGTAGATGAAGGGTCTATGAAAAACTGGCTCTTTATAGTGTACCTCATTTTGGTGGCTATGCTTATGATTGCAAACGGACACAGTTATATACAAAAACTGTACAGGATTGCTGATCTGAAAGATGAGGTTAAAGAGCTGCGTTCGGAATTTGTAGATATGCGCTCGGAGCTGATGGAATTGAAAATGGAATCCACAGTTTCTAAAAAAATGGAATTGAGAGGGATTTACCCGTCATCGGTTCCGCCAAAGAAAATAAAGGTTTATAAAACGGAAGAGTAA
- the gldC gene encoding gliding motility protein GldC produces MSKNTLKSEIKINVELDENRVPETLHWTARDGGVANQESKAMMLSVWDSNNQESMRIDLWTKDMPVDEMKVFFHQTLVSMSHTFERATGDKKMSETMRDFCDYFAEKLELKKD; encoded by the coding sequence ATGTCTAAGAATACACTTAAATCTGAAATAAAAATAAACGTAGAGCTTGATGAAAACAGGGTGCCAGAAACGCTGCACTGGACTGCACGTGACGGGGGTGTTGCTAATCAGGAGTCTAAAGCGATGATGCTTTCTGTATGGGACAGCAATAACCAGGAGAGCATGCGTATTGACCTTTGGACTAAAGATATGCCTGTTGATGAAATGAAGGTTTTCTTTCACCAGACTCTGGTATCTATGTCGCATACTTTTGAGCGCGCAACAGGAGATAAGAAAATGAGTGAAACCATGAGGGATTTCTGCGATTATTTTGCCGAAAAGCTGGAACTTAAAAAAGACTAA
- a CDS encoding alpha/beta fold hydrolase → MHTTKKEGKYSYFEAGEGTPIIILHGLMGGLSNFDGVAKYFPKEGYKVVIPELPIYTQSILKTNVKAFAKWVKDFITFMGFERVILLGNSLGGHIALYHTKMYPEKMLGLIITGSSGLYESAMGDSYPRRGDYDYIKKKAEDVFYDPAVATKEIVDEVFQTANDRLKLIKTLTIAKSAIRHNMAADLPKMHVPTCIIWGKNDKVTPPEVAEEFHSLLPNSELYWIDKCGHAAMMEHPDEFNRLMHEWLKKASI, encoded by the coding sequence ATGCATACCACCAAGAAAGAAGGTAAATACAGTTATTTTGAAGCCGGTGAAGGCACCCCTATCATTATACTACACGGACTTATGGGAGGCCTTAGTAATTTTGACGGTGTTGCAAAATACTTCCCTAAAGAAGGCTACAAAGTTGTTATTCCTGAATTACCCATATACACACAAAGCATTTTAAAGACCAATGTAAAAGCCTTTGCAAAATGGGTAAAGGACTTTATTACATTTATGGGATTTGAAAGGGTAATATTGCTGGGCAACTCTTTAGGAGGCCACATTGCACTTTACCATACCAAAATGTATCCTGAAAAAATGCTTGGCCTTATTATAACAGGAAGCTCAGGCCTTTATGAAAGTGCTATGGGCGACAGTTACCCAAGAAGAGGCGACTACGATTATATTAAGAAGAAAGCCGAAGATGTATTTTACGACCCTGCGGTTGCCACTAAAGAAATTGTAGATGAGGTTTTCCAAACGGCAAACGACAGGCTTAAGCTGATAAAGACATTAACCATTGCCAAAAGCGCCATTAGGCACAATATGGCTGCCGACTTACCTAAGATGCACGTACCTACCTGCATTATCTGGGGAAAGAATGACAAGGTTACACCTCCGGAGGTTGCAGAAGAGTTCCATTCATTATTACCAAACTCTGAGCTATACTGGATAGACAAATGCGGACACGCTGCTATGATGGAGCACCCGGATGAGTTTAACAGGCTAATGCACGAATGGCTTAAAAAAGCCTCTATTTAA
- a CDS encoding penicillin-binding protein yields MGNKDKHISYRIYLVAFAIFVMAILVVVKLTNIQWVEGEYYRELAKERTVREITIPANRGNVYSSDGSLLATSIPNYDIRFDALAPKLTDFNENIRPLADSLSVMFGNSSSFYYEKLKRARNNKNRYLFIAKGLSYTEYMRLKSFPLFNKGAYKGGIITEQRTIREHPIGKIAKRTIGYDRLDHHGNEREVGIEGAFAEYLDGKDGRQMMQKIAKSQWKPISDENEIEPIDGCDIVSTIDVYIQDIAHHALLKQLEYYEADHGCVVVMETKTGYVRAISNLGRANDGSYYETVNYAVGESQEPGSTFKLAGLISLLEDKKVDTSQVYDTHDGVVTYYKRKVRDSHKGGYGKITLARGFELSSNTVMAQAIYDNYKDNPQQFVDHLNSFGLNKRLGVCIKGEGRPKIPQPGDKSWSGLSLPWMAFGYEVSMTPLQTLALYNAVANDGEMVRPLFVQEIKEWNKTIKKFDKEVINPKICSQETIDKVKAVLENVVKKGTGSKLYSKDFSMAGKTGTAQVNYGKGKGRDDGMYYSSSFAGYFPADNPKYSCIVIIHRPSINKGYYGADVSGPVFKRIAQKIFTDVPSTNQIDNLDRQVKKQEDLYASYYTKAQKEYKSIPNTLGMSGMDAVALLGNMGLKVQVIGTGRVKKQSVAPGQPYVKDQTIILELSS; encoded by the coding sequence ATGGGTAATAAAGACAAACATATCTCTTACAGAATATACCTGGTAGCCTTCGCAATTTTTGTGATGGCTATTCTTGTAGTTGTAAAGCTTACCAATATACAGTGGGTAGAAGGGGAATATTACCGTGAACTGGCTAAAGAGCGTACAGTTAGGGAAATTACCATACCGGCAAACAGGGGTAATGTATATTCGTCTGACGGAAGTCTTTTGGCGACATCCATACCTAATTATGATATAAGGTTTGATGCGTTGGCGCCTAAGCTTACTGATTTTAATGAAAATATTCGTCCGTTGGCAGATTCCCTTTCGGTAATGTTCGGGAACTCGTCTTCTTTCTATTATGAGAAGCTAAAAAGGGCGCGTAATAATAAAAACAGGTATCTGTTTATTGCAAAAGGTCTTAGCTATACAGAGTATATGCGCCTTAAAAGCTTTCCACTTTTTAATAAGGGGGCTTATAAGGGAGGTATTATTACCGAGCAACGTACTATTAGGGAGCATCCTATAGGAAAGATTGCAAAAAGGACTATTGGATATGACAGGCTGGATCATCATGGTAATGAACGTGAAGTAGGTATAGAAGGTGCTTTTGCAGAATATCTTGATGGTAAGGATGGGAGGCAGATGATGCAGAAGATTGCAAAAAGCCAGTGGAAGCCAATAAGTGATGAGAATGAGATAGAGCCCATAGACGGTTGTGATATTGTATCTACAATAGATGTGTATATACAGGATATAGCACACCACGCACTGCTTAAGCAGTTAGAGTACTATGAGGCAGATCACGGTTGTGTGGTGGTAATGGAAACAAAAACCGGTTATGTTAGGGCGATTTCTAACTTAGGTAGGGCTAATGATGGTTCTTACTACGAAACAGTTAACTATGCAGTGGGCGAATCGCAAGAGCCGGGCTCTACATTTAAGCTTGCAGGTTTGATTTCGCTTCTTGAAGATAAAAAAGTAGATACCAGCCAGGTGTATGATACCCACGACGGTGTAGTAACCTATTATAAAAGAAAAGTACGTGACTCCCATAAAGGTGGTTATGGCAAAATAACGCTGGCTAGAGGATTTGAGTTGTCGTCTAATACAGTAATGGCGCAGGCTATTTATGATAATTATAAAGATAATCCGCAACAGTTTGTAGATCACCTTAACAGCTTTGGGTTAAACAAAAGGCTTGGGGTATGCATTAAGGGTGAGGGCAGGCCAAAAATACCACAACCTGGAGATAAGTCCTGGTCGGGATTATCGCTTCCCTGGATGGCATTTGGTTATGAAGTGTCTATGACGCCATTACAAACACTAGCTCTTTATAATGCAGTAGCTAATGATGGCGAAATGGTAAGGCCACTTTTTGTTCAGGAAATAAAAGAATGGAACAAGACCATTAAAAAGTTTGATAAAGAAGTAATAAATCCTAAGATATGTTCTCAGGAGACAATAGATAAGGTAAAAGCGGTTCTTGAAAATGTGGTAAAAAAGGGTACGGGTTCAAAACTGTATTCAAAAGATTTTTCCATGGCAGGAAAAACAGGTACCGCACAGGTAAACTACGGTAAGGGTAAGGGTAGAGATGACGGAATGTATTATTCATCATCATTTGCAGGTTATTTCCCTGCAGACAACCCTAAATATTCCTGCATAGTGATAATACACAGGCCAAGTATCAATAAAGGGTATTATGGAGCCGACGTATCTGGGCCGGTATTTAAAAGGATAGCACAAAAGATATTTACCGATGTGCCTTCTACAAACCAGATTGATAACCTTGACAGGCAGGTTAAGAAACAGGAAGATTTGTATGCGTCTTATTATACTAAGGCACAAAAAGAATATAAGTCAATACCTAATACACTTGGTATGAGTGGTATGGATGCTGTGGCACTTTTAGGTAATATGGGGCTTAAGGTTCAGGTAATTGGCACAGGAAGAGTAAAAAAACAATCGGTGGCTCCGGGACAGCCTTATGTTAAAGATCAAACCATAATACTGGAATTATCGTCGTGA
- a CDS encoding UDP-N-acetylmuramoyl-L-alanyl-D-glutamate--2,6-diaminopimelate ligase, which translates to MMVLKDILYKTSIEAVKGSTDISVNKIEFDSRLVGKGDVFVAIKGTVSDGHEYIDKAISQGAVAIVCEEIPDELIGNVTYVLVKKANKALAFMAANYYGNPSHNVKLVGITGTNGKTTIATLLYQLFKKAGYKAGLLSTVKILVDDKEYKATHTTPDSLTINRYLKEMEEAGVEYCFMEVSSHGIHQKRTEGLEFVGGIFTNLSHDHLDYHSSFSEYRDVKKSFFDKLPKSAFALTNIDDKNGLVMLQNTVAKKLTYALKTYADYRAQILESQFTGLLLKINEQEVWVKLIGTFNAYNLLAIYAAAINLGLEEIEVLRLMSELESVSGRFQFVVSDSKITAIVDYAHTPDALENVLKTIEDIRTRNEQLITVVGCGGDRDKMKRPVMANIASAMSDKAIFTSDNPRSEVPEAIIEDMEKGVEPHNYKKTLAVVDRKQAIKIACQLANPNDIILIAGKGHETYQEINGVRHDFDDMKTVKEILKELNK; encoded by the coding sequence GTGATGGTATTAAAAGACATATTATACAAAACCTCTATTGAAGCCGTAAAGGGTTCTACGGATATTTCTGTAAACAAAATAGAGTTCGACTCCCGCCTGGTAGGCAAGGGAGATGTTTTTGTAGCCATAAAAGGAACAGTTTCAGACGGTCATGAATACATAGACAAGGCAATAAGCCAGGGAGCTGTGGCAATAGTTTGCGAAGAGATTCCTGATGAGCTTATAGGAAATGTTACTTATGTGTTGGTTAAAAAAGCCAACAAGGCACTGGCTTTTATGGCAGCTAATTATTATGGTAATCCGTCGCATAATGTTAAGCTGGTAGGTATTACCGGTACTAATGGTAAAACCACTATTGCAACATTACTGTATCAGCTGTTTAAAAAAGCAGGCTATAAAGCCGGATTGCTTTCTACAGTTAAAATACTGGTTGACGATAAAGAATATAAGGCGACACATACCACTCCTGATTCCCTTACCATAAACAGGTATTTAAAGGAAATGGAGGAAGCGGGTGTTGAGTACTGTTTTATGGAAGTGAGCTCACACGGTATTCATCAAAAGAGAACTGAGGGGCTTGAATTTGTTGGGGGAATTTTTACAAACCTGTCTCACGATCATCTTGACTATCACAGTTCGTTTAGCGAATACAGGGATGTTAAGAAATCCTTTTTTGACAAGCTTCCTAAATCGGCTTTTGCACTTACTAATATAGACGACAAGAACGGCTTAGTAATGCTGCAGAATACGGTAGCCAAAAAGCTTACCTATGCCTTAAAAACCTATGCAGATTACAGGGCACAGATACTGGAAAGCCAGTTTACAGGATTGTTGCTTAAAATAAATGAGCAGGAAGTATGGGTTAAGCTTATTGGGACATTTAATGCTTATAACCTTTTGGCAATTTATGCTGCTGCCATCAACTTAGGGCTTGAGGAAATAGAAGTGCTTCGCCTTATGAGTGAGTTGGAAAGTGTATCGGGTAGATTCCAGTTTGTGGTATCCGATTCTAAAATAACAGCTATTGTAGATTATGCCCATACACCTGATGCGCTTGAAAATGTTCTAAAAACGATTGAAGATATAAGAACCCGTAACGAACAGCTTATAACTGTTGTGGGTTGCGGAGGTGATAGAGATAAAATGAAGCGTCCGGTAATGGCAAATATAGCTTCGGCAATGAGTGACAAAGCCATTTTTACTTCGGACAACCCGAGGAGTGAAGTGCCGGAAGCGATTATCGAGGATATGGAAAAAGGCGTAGAGCCTCATAATTATAAAAAGACCCTGGCGGTTGTAGACAGGAAACAGGCTATAAAAATTGCCTGTCAGCTTGCCAACCCCAACGACATCATTCTTATAGCGGGAAAAGGCCATGAAACCTATCAGGAGATAAATGGCGTTCGTCATGATTTTGATGATATGAAAACAGTAAAGGAAATTTTAAAAGAACTAAACAAATAA
- the mraZ gene encoding division/cell wall cluster transcriptional repressor MraZ has translation MNTIVGTYECKVDSKGRLMIPAPLKKQLHAGLEDGFVLKRSVFQPCLELYPMEEWNKMMQKINKLNRFVKKNNDFIRRFTAGVKVVEIDAAGRLLISKDLVAFAGIDKEIVLSSAVNIVEIWDKDKYEKSIDDTALDFADLAEEVMGNLNDDDDGIS, from the coding sequence TTGAATACCATTGTAGGGACATATGAATGTAAGGTAGATTCGAAGGGGAGGCTGATGATTCCTGCTCCTTTGAAGAAGCAACTGCATGCCGGTCTTGAAGATGGTTTTGTTTTAAAACGTTCGGTTTTTCAGCCATGTCTTGAATTGTACCCGATGGAAGAGTGGAATAAAATGATGCAGAAAATAAATAAGCTGAATCGTTTTGTGAAGAAGAATAACGATTTTATCAGAAGGTTTACTGCCGGAGTTAAGGTTGTGGAGATAGATGCTGCCGGAAGGCTATTGATATCAAAAGACCTTGTTGCTTTTGCGGGTATCGATAAGGAGATTGTTCTTTCTTCGGCGGTTAACATTGTGGAGATTTGGGACAAAGATAAGTATGAAAAATCAATAGACGATACGGCTCTTGATTTTGCTGATCTTGCAGAAGAAGTAATGGGGAATTTAAATGATGATGACGATGGAATATCATAA
- the mraY gene encoding phospho-N-acetylmuramoyl-pentapeptide-transferase yields MLYYLFDYLDKHLNVPGAGVFQYITFRSGMAVILSLLISTVFGKKIINFLRKQQIGETVRELGLEGQAQKAGTPTMGGLIIIMATLIPVILLAKLDNIYVMLLIVTTLWMGTIGFIDDYIKIFKKDKEGLKGRFKVVGQVGLGLIVGYILYFHPAVTVRTDTSKVNIYSTEQMASNAGPHEEKSTATTIPFFKNNEFDYAEILAWTGDNYRNYAWLIFIPVVIFIITAVSNGANLTDGIDGLAAGTSAIAVLTLGIFAFVSGNIIFSNYLNIMYIPNSGEMTVFISAFVGALIGFLWYNTYPASVFMGDTGSLTIGGIIAVLAIAVRKELLIPVLCGIFLAENLSVVLQVGYFKYTKKKYGEGRRIFLMSPLHHHYQKKGYHESKIVARFWIVGILLAIFSLVSLKLR; encoded by the coding sequence ATGCTATACTATTTATTTGACTATTTAGATAAACATCTTAATGTGCCGGGAGCAGGGGTATTTCAGTATATCACTTTCCGTTCTGGTATGGCAGTTATACTGTCGTTGCTTATCTCTACTGTTTTTGGTAAAAAGATTATCAATTTCCTAAGGAAGCAGCAAATAGGTGAAACTGTTCGCGAGCTTGGCCTTGAGGGGCAGGCACAAAAAGCAGGTACACCAACAATGGGGGGGCTTATCATTATCATGGCTACTCTTATTCCTGTAATCCTTTTGGCAAAGCTTGACAATATTTATGTAATGCTGCTTATAGTTACCACGCTTTGGATGGGAACTATCGGTTTTATTGACGATTATATTAAAATATTTAAGAAAGATAAGGAAGGTCTTAAAGGAAGGTTTAAAGTTGTTGGTCAGGTAGGTCTTGGTCTTATCGTGGGTTATATACTTTATTTCCACCCGGCAGTAACTGTAAGGACAGATACTTCTAAAGTAAATATTTACAGTACAGAACAAATGGCTTCTAATGCAGGGCCTCATGAAGAGAAATCTACAGCGACTACCATTCCGTTCTTTAAAAATAATGAGTTTGATTACGCCGAGATCCTTGCATGGACAGGCGATAACTATAGAAACTATGCATGGCTGATTTTTATTCCTGTAGTGATATTCATCATTACGGCAGTATCTAACGGAGCTAATCTTACCGATGGAATAGACGGGCTCGCGGCAGGTACATCGGCTATTGCGGTACTCACCCTCGGGATATTTGCATTCGTTTCGGGTAATATCATTTTTTCCAACTACCTCAATATAATGTACATCCCCAACTCGGGAGAGATGACGGTGTTTATCTCGGCCTTTGTGGGGGCGCTTATCGGTTTTCTTTGGTACAATACCTATCCGGCATCGGTATTTATGGGAGATACGGGAAGCCTTACCATAGGCGGTATAATAGCAGTTTTGGCTATTGCAGTTAGAAAAGAGCTGCTTATACCGGTTTTATGCGGAATATTTTTAGCGGAAAACCTGTCGGTAGTACTGCAGGTGGGCTACTTTAAATACACGAAGAAAAAATATGGGGAGGGCAGGCGTATATTCCTGATGTCGCCACTTCACCATCATTACCAGAAGAAGGGATATCATGAAAGCAAGATTGTAGCGCGCTTCTGGATTGTAGGGATACTATTGGCAATATTCTCACTGGTTTCACTAAAACTTAGGTAA